From a region of the Drosophila virilis strain 15010-1051.87 chromosome 3, Dvir_AGI_RSII-ME, whole genome shotgun sequence genome:
- the LOC6622837 gene encoding uncharacterized protein isoform X1, whose amino-acid sequence MHARFAEPEPASPDSVNKIETESLEARIEQFKQNPNNMAILNEFIDEVAQRAETEANKRALEAHKLQQGKEKRQSFAIPDFKNGKVVNRARGFVVRIFDAICNCANNNAAAATTRFKLRSNGASSGAAGGKRQQSQDEPETLVLSKKKSAADGKKKSKGVTMADDVEAGVRLVD is encoded by the exons atgcaCGCAAGATTTGCGGAACCCGAGCCCGCCTCACCAGACAGTGTGAACAAAATCGAAACGGAATCTCTGGAGGCGCGCATCGAGCAATTTAAACAGAATCCCAACAACATGGCCATTCTGAACGAGTTCATCGATGAGGTGGCCCAACGCGCTGAAACGGAGGCCAATAAACGTGCGCTCGAGGCGCACAAATTGCAACAG GGCAAGGAGAAGCGACAGA GTTTCGCCATACCAGATTTTAAGAACGGCAAAGTGGTTAACCGTGCCCGCGGCTTTGTGGTGCGCATCTTCGATGCCATCTGCAATTgtgccaacaacaatgcggCCGCTGCCACGACGCGCTTCAAGCTGCGCAGCAATGGTGCCAGCAGCGGTGCAGCTGGTGGCAAGCGTCAACAATCGCAGGATGAGCCCGAGACACTGGTGCTCAGCAAGAAGAAGTCAGCGGCGGATGGCAAAAAGAAGTCCAAGGGCGTAACCATGGCCGACGATGTCGAGGCGGGCGTTCGACTGGTGGACTAA
- the LOC6622837 gene encoding uncharacterized protein isoform X2, whose product MHARFAEPEPASPDSVNKIETESLEARIEQFKQNPNNMAILNEFIDEVAQRAETEANKRALEAHKLQQGKEKRQNFKNGKVVNRARGFVVRIFDAICNCANNNAAAATTRFKLRSNGASSGAAGGKRQQSQDEPETLVLSKKKSAADGKKKSKGVTMADDVEAGVRLVD is encoded by the exons atgcaCGCAAGATTTGCGGAACCCGAGCCCGCCTCACCAGACAGTGTGAACAAAATCGAAACGGAATCTCTGGAGGCGCGCATCGAGCAATTTAAACAGAATCCCAACAACATGGCCATTCTGAACGAGTTCATCGATGAGGTGGCCCAACGCGCTGAAACGGAGGCCAATAAACGTGCGCTCGAGGCGCACAAATTGCAACAG GGCAAGGAGAAGCGACAGA ATTTTAAGAACGGCAAAGTGGTTAACCGTGCCCGCGGCTTTGTGGTGCGCATCTTCGATGCCATCTGCAATTgtgccaacaacaatgcggCCGCTGCCACGACGCGCTTCAAGCTGCGCAGCAATGGTGCCAGCAGCGGTGCAGCTGGTGGCAAGCGTCAACAATCGCAGGATGAGCCCGAGACACTGGTGCTCAGCAAGAAGAAGTCAGCGGCGGATGGCAAAAAGAAGTCCAAGGGCGTAACCATGGCCGACGATGTCGAGGCGGGCGTTCGACTGGTGGACTAA
- the lush gene encoding general odorant-binding protein lush isoform X2, whose amino-acid sequence MDPKELTFQPTSSELGTVRSWQLLLGLLLLWPELCGGVNMQQFIQSLDMMRNGCMVKFKVPMEILNRIRDGDFDMEPNQDLLCYTKCVAQLAGVLTKKGEFSVSKAFAQVPIILPPELQTPAKNALTHCKEAQNAHKDTCAKVFYISKCMADFDRAHFKFP is encoded by the exons ATGGATCCCAAAGAGTTAACGTTTCAGCCAACTAGTTCGGAACTTGGAACTGTGAG AtcctggcagctgctgctcggcctgctgctgctgtggccaGAACTCTGCGGGGGCGTGAATATGCAACAGTTTATACAATCGCTGGACATGATGCGCAACGGATGTATGGTCAAATTTAAGGTGCCCATGGAGATACTGAATCGCATACGCGATGGCGATTTTGACATGGAGCCCAATCAAGATTTGCTG tGCTATACGAAATGCGTGGCACAGCTGGCGGGAGTTTTGACCAAAAAGGGTGAATTTAGTGTGTCCAAAGCCTTTGCTCAGGTGCCCATCATTCTGCCACCGGAGCTGCAGACGCCAGCCAAAAATGCGCTCACCCATTGCAAGGAAGCAC AGAATGCCCACAAGGACACATGCGCGAAGGTGTTCTACATAAGCAAGTGCATGGCGGACTTTGATCGTGCACACTTTAAGTTTccatag
- the lush gene encoding general odorant-binding protein lush isoform X1, with translation MRLNKYKDPLPLLVHSPNCRRYRSWQLLLGLLLLWPELCGGVNMQQFIQSLDMMRNGCMVKFKVPMEILNRIRDGDFDMEPNQDLLCYTKCVAQLAGVLTKKGEFSVSKAFAQVPIILPPELQTPAKNALTHCKEAQNAHKDTCAKVFYISKCMADFDRAHFKFP, from the exons ATGAGgcttaacaaatacaaggatCCATTGCCGCTGCTCGTTCACTCGCCCAATTGCCGCCGTTACAGAtcctggcagctgctgctcggcctgctgctgctgtggccaGAACTCTGCGGGGGCGTGAATATGCAACAGTTTATACAATCGCTGGACATGATGCGCAACGGATGTATGGTCAAATTTAAGGTGCCCATGGAGATACTGAATCGCATACGCGATGGCGATTTTGACATGGAGCCCAATCAAGATTTGCTG tGCTATACGAAATGCGTGGCACAGCTGGCGGGAGTTTTGACCAAAAAGGGTGAATTTAGTGTGTCCAAAGCCTTTGCTCAGGTGCCCATCATTCTGCCACCGGAGCTGCAGACGCCAGCCAAAAATGCGCTCACCCATTGCAAGGAAGCAC AGAATGCCCACAAGGACACATGCGCGAAGGTGTTCTACATAAGCAAGTGCATGGCGGACTTTGATCGTGCACACTTTAAGTTTccatag
- the LOC6624540 gene encoding venom protease — MKCLHLIFALLLSFRYELALAKSYSTEYIDLLDLDDNDEFVWGAAENRQYNRTNASYDNANAGISNFLARHRLSKRQAPAESASPILENKDYGACRTSLGETGRCRHIIYCRMPELKDDVWRLVSQLCVIEKSTIGICCTDQSTASRFSPQIASSSANEEPRIINRPESRGCGITTRQFPRISGGRPAESDEWPWMVALLRQGYTYVWCGGVLITDRHVLTAAHCLYKCPKEEIFVRLGEYNTHQLNETRARDFRIGNMVLHIDYNPTTYENDIAIIRIERPTLFNTYIWPICMPPLNEDWTGRNGIVMGWGTLNFNGPHSKILMEASLPIWKQSECQAAIVDHIPDTALCAGLPEGGLDSCQGDSGGPLLVQLPNQRWVTIGIVSWGLRCGEPKRPGIYTRVDRYLEWVIANADI, encoded by the exons ATGAAGTGCTTACATCTAATATTCGCGTTGCTGCTCAGCTTCAGATATGAGCTGGCGCTGGCCAAAAGCTACTCAACGGAGTACATTG ATCTACTGGATCTGGACGACAATGATGAGTTTGTGTGGGGTGCCGCAGAGAATAGGCAATACAATCGGACTAATGCTAGTTATGATAATGCCAATGCCGGCATATCGAATTTCTTAGCACGTCATCGTTTAAGCAAGCGACAGGCACCAGCTGAAAGTGCTTCCCCAATACTG GAAAACAAGGATTATGGTGCCTGTCGCACTTCGCTAGGCGAAACCGGTCGCTGTCGGCACATAATTTACTGCCGCATGCCGGAGCTGAAGGATGATGTCTGGCGTTTGGTCTCCCAGTTGTGCGTTATTGAGAAAAG TACTATCGGTATTTGCTGTACGGATCAGTCGACTGCGTCACGTTTTAGTCCACAGATTGCTAGCAGCTCCGCTAATGAGGAACCGCGCATCATCAATCGTCCAGAGAGCAGGGGATGCGGCATTACCACACGGCAATTTCCTAGAATAAGTGGCGGACGTCCAGCGGAGTCCGATGAATGGCCCTGGATGGTGGCGTTGCTTCGCCAGGGCTATACCTATGTCTGGTGCGGCGGTGTGCTCATTACAGATCGTCATGTCTTAACGGCGGCCCATTGCCTGTACAAGTGTCCCAAGGAGGAGATATTTGTACGACTGGGCGAGTACAATACGCAT CAATTGAATGAGACGCGCGCGCGCGACTTTCGCATTGGTAACATGGTGCTCCATATCGACTATAATCCAACAACATACGAAAACGATATTGCCATCATACGCATCGAGCGTCCGACACTgttcaatacatatatatggccGATATGCATGCCGCCGTTAAACGAAGATTGGACCGGACGCAATGGCATTGTCATGGGCTGGGGCACACTCAATTTTAATGGTCCACACTCCAAGATACTCATGGAG GCAAGTTTGCCGATATGGAAGCAATCGGAATGCCAAGCGGCCATTGTGGACCATATACCGGATACGGCCCTTTGCGCTGGACTACCGGAGGGTGGCCTAGACAGCTGTCAGGGTGATAGCGGTGGTCCGTTGCTCGTGCAGTTGCCAAATCAGCGCTGGGTCACCATTGGTATTGTATCCTGGGGTTTGCGCTGTGGCGAACCGAAGCGTCCAGGCATCTACACGCGCGTTGATCGCTATCTGGAGTGGGTCATAGCCAATGCGGATATATAA